From Thermococcus sp.:
GACCAGAGGAACGGGTAGGTGAACCGCTAGAGCCCACTCGACTTTGTTGCCGGTTCTCTTTGCGTGCGCCCTCCAGAAACCGAACGGTATGTTTACGATAAACGTCACGATGAGTCCGAGGATAAACCAGTGGACGTTCATGGCGTTCACCTTAACGGTTTTGTTGGTGAACCTTAAAAAATTTTGCGCTCCTAACGGAGCCTAAGTTTTTTAAGATACTCCTGTCCTAGCAAGGGTGGGCACAATGATTGTGATAATCACAGGGATGCCCGGCTCTGGTAAGAGTAAAATCGTGAAGGAGTTCGAGAGGAGAGGCGTTCCAAGCGTTTCTCTTGGCGACATCGTGAGGGAAGAAACGGTAAAGCGTGGCCTTGAGCTGACGAAGGAGAACGTTGCCAAGGTGAGCATCCGCCTGAGACAGGAGCTCGGCCAGAACGCGGTGGCAAAGCTCGCCGTCGTGAGAATTAGAGAGCTCCTTGAGGGAAGCAACGTTGTCGTCGTTGACGGCGTCCGCTCGCTCGACGAGGTCGGAACCTTCAGGAGCGCCTTTCCGGGCGAGGAAATAGTTATCATCGCCGTTCACACGCCGCCGAGACAGCGCTTTGAGAGGCTCAGGAAGAGGGGCAGGCACGATGACCCGAAGACATGGGAGGAGTTCGAGGAGAGGGACTGGAAGGAGCTGAAGTTCGGAATAGGGAACGTCATAGCGATGGCCGACTACATGCTCGTCAACGACGGTTCAAAGGAAGAGTACGAGAAAAAGGTGAGGGAAACCGTCGAACTCATCCTAGCATCGAGTCGAGGAAGAGCATGACGTAGAAACCCGCGAAGAAGCCGAGGGTTACGAGCGTCTCGCTTTCCTCCCTCCTGTATATCTCGGGTATCATCTCCTTCACAGTGACGTAGAGCATCGCTCCACCCGCCAGTCCAAGGCCGTAAGCCAGTAACCCGCTGAAGGCCGTGAAGAAGTAAGCACCTACCAGAACCATGACCATCTCGGCAAAGCCACTGAGGACTCCCATAGCTATCGGCTGGAGCCTCTTCTTCTGGAGTGTAGCAAGGGGGAGCGAGACGACGGTTCCCTCCGGGAAGTCCTGTACCCCTATCGCTATCGCCGTGATCAGGCCGACTTGGAGGTTGTAGACTATAGAGGTTCCAACGGCGAGTCCCTCGGG
This genomic window contains:
- a CDS encoding dephospho-CoA kinase; this translates as MIVIITGMPGSGKSKIVKEFERRGVPSVSLGDIVREETVKRGLELTKENVAKVSIRLRQELGQNAVAKLAVVRIRELLEGSNVVVVDGVRSLDEVGTFRSAFPGEEIVIIAVHTPPRQRFERLRKRGRHDDPKTWEEFEERDWKELKFGIGNVIAMADYMLVNDGSKEEYEKKVRETVELILASSRGRA